The Fusarium falciforme chromosome 8, complete sequence region CCGGCTCATCCGAGCACTGAATGGTTGGAAAGCAACGCTGAGCTGAGTAAGGCCGAGATTTGGGGCGAGAAGACAGACGCTTGGGAATATCCCGCGAGTCTAACTCAGCCGATATCAGAATTCCTCAAGATGGATGTTCGTCTAGTGTACAAGGGACCGACGCCTCGTGTGCTACGCGGTTGTGGAGCACCTCATCGTTTGGGACGCACTGAGGCCACCAAATTTGCTGACATGATGCCCGTGCTGGTGAGTTGACTTGGCGCTGTGGtcaagtaatattacttataaacaTACACAGGTTGGATCCATGGCGAGCATCACTGAGCTCAACGAGCGACTGACACAAGCGGGTGAGGACAAGATTGACATTGAACGGTTCCGccccaacatcatcatccgcGGCAGTATCCCATGGAATGAGGACGGCTGGAAATCACTGCGGATCAACGAAGACAAACAACCTCTTGATATGGACGTCGTATGTCGCTGCCTGCGATGCCACGTACCCAATGTCGACCCAGACACGGCCGTGAAGCACCCACGACAGCCCTGGAATCAGCTGATGAAGTACCGAAGAATCGACTCGGGACTCAAGTTCAAGCCGAGCTTTGGCATGCTCTGCGCA contains the following coding sequences:
- a CDS encoding MOSC domain-containing protein, whose amino-acid sequence is MVPLDLAESPLLASILFIVTSVTLPLLILIVFRRQSASNSLPLPDPDEIISLRVYPVKSCRGFEVKSAKLLRTGLDLDRNWMFMSAVNREFITIRQNSDMTLIRTAWNSDTDVLTITLHDYKIEIPAHPSTEWLESNAELSKAEIWGEKTDAWEYPASLTQPISEFLKMDVRLVYKGPTPRVLRGCGAPHRLGRTEATKFADMMPVLVGSMASITELNERLTQAGEDKIDIERFRPNIIIRGSIPWNEDGWKSLRINEDKQPLDMDVVCRCLRCHVPNVDPDTAVKHPRQPWNQLMKYRRIDSGLKFKPSFGMLCAPRTEGTIEVGMKFRATAMTNDHFFLSPMK